The segment ATTCCGTGCATCGACAAACCCTGGTGTATCTTCTAGCAACCGCTTATACTGGGCCTCGGCCTGGACAAATTCCCCAATATCTCCGTAGAAACTAGCAAAATTATAGCGAGTCACCGAATTTGATGGATTCAGCAAAATAGCGCGTTGATAATGCTGAATGGCGCATTTATCCCCCGCTTCCGTCCTCTGCTGCTGGCAAATCGTCGCTAAATTGCTATGCAATGCCGGATTATTCAGGTCATACATCAGCGCCGACTCCAATTGACCCTGCGCTTCCCGGTAATTGCCTTCTAGGGCCATTTGTAATCCTGACTTGAGATAACGCGTAGACAGATACCAGGCAGTGCCCTTGAGCAATCCACCGACCAGGATGGCGATACCTACACCCTTCGCCACCTTCAACCAAGGCGATCGCCGCCAGCGATCGGCCTTGATTTGCGCTGGCAACTTAGCGATCGCCGCTTGAATAGCGGCAATATTCGCCGGACGATCGTGGGGCATCAGTGCCCCCATCTGATCAAGTAAATCGGCAAAGGGAGCTGAGACTTGGGGTGAGTGCGATCGCCATTGAATAACACCCCGATCATCCGGCTCTAAATGCATTGGGTGAATACCCGTCAGCAGATGAATAAACGTATGCGCCAAGGCAAAAAAATCAGACTGCATCACCGCCCGACCTTGGGTTTGCTCATAGGGCGTATAACCCGCAGAATTGAAAATCGTCACACCATCAAATCGGCTGCGCTTCTCCCCCAGCTTATTGAGATAGGTATCGGTCACGGCCCGCACCGACCCAAAATCAATCAGTACCAGTCGCCCATCTGGCTGCAGCATGATATTACTCGGCTTAATATCCCGGTGAAATATCTGTTCCTGGTGTAAGGCTGATAAGATTCCACTGAGTTGTTCGAGCCAATCGATCGCCTGCGCTTGCAATAGTGTTTCACCACGACTCAACCATGCTGCTAAGGTGATCCCCGCAATCTTTTCCATCGCAAAGCAATCGAGGCGCGGATACTGCTTCGCGGTCGTAGTCACAGTAAAATAACCACCATCGTCAATATCGACTTGGGGTAAACCCGGATGACTCAAGTTGGCTAAGAGCGCCGCTTCTTGCTCAAAGTGCCGTAGATAGGGAGCCTGCGGATATAGCAAGACCTTGAGAATACAAGCCTGTGCTTGCTGCCGATCGTCGGCCTCATACACCGCAATCCCTTGCATCGGTGTCACTTCCCGCAAGGCCCGCCGCAAGATAAACCGCCCACCATAGAGCAGTTCGGTCCCACATTCCGGACAATCGGCGCAGACCGCATCACTGACAATTGCGCCACAGGCCGGATTAATACAAATGCGTTCCATGCCCTATTCAATATCCCGCATCACGCGCCGCACAAATGGATTGACCGCTAACTTATCGGCAGTATCTTCTAAAAATGACATCCCATGCAGCCGTTTCAACGCACTCATTAAATCATCCAGCTTATGACCTTGTTCTAGCATCCGTTTCGCCAGATCCGGGCGGGTTAAACTCTCCAGTGCCGTCGCTCGTAAGACTTCCATCTCCGCTGGACTCAACCGTTCGAGCTCGGAACGATAATTCGTGCGATCGACCTCATCGATATACAGCGTATTCGCAATAAAACCCTCAACGTCGCCACCATAGAAGTCATTAATCACATTAATCGCGTTCATCATCAAACTCGGATGGCCGTTATAGGCCTTATACACCGCTTTCCATGACTGCTTAATCCCCGCCGCATAAAATAGCCCCTTCGCATCGGCTTCGCTCAATCCTTGCAAGGCGATCGTTGCGACATCCCGGCCCGAGCGCACCAATCGCTCCACGTCACTCAATGGCTGCTGACTCACCAGCACCAGCCGCGACTTATTCGCTTGATGGCCAAATCGCTTAATCAATTCACCATAGACTTCGCGGTGCGGTAAGTAAGGGTTGAGCTGAACGGCAACGGTATTCGGCTTGAGTAGCAGCTCAACTCGATCCAATACAACGGTCATCACCTGCTCATCCAACCAATCAAATAGCTGGTCGGCCATCCGCTTCGCATCACCAGGGCAGGGCACCGGCGACATAATCGTATCCCACAAATTCTGAAACTCGGATTCTCCAGAGGACACCCCGATCGTTTGCCAGATGACCGTTTCATCCTCTTCCATTAGTTCTTGCATGGCCCGTGCGACTAAGCTCGTCTTACCAATACCCGTTTCGCCGCAAACAAAGGTGACACCATGTTCCGCCACCGCGTTATGGAACGCATCCAATTCCAACTCGCGCCCATGCCAAGCCGTTAATACTGGCACCTTCTCCAGCACAAAATCTTTATCGATTTGCGGCTGGGGCGCGATCGTCTCATAGGCGGATAATAGTCCATCAATAATTTCGTGAATATTCTTGCGCTTGACTTTCTGATCAACCACCGCCGCTTCAATTTTCTGCCAAATTAAATTAACTGCAGGCTTCACTGTAGTTACCGGCAGACCTAAATCATCCGCGATCTCCTCGTAGGTCATCCGGGGTTCGTCCAGAATTATCCGTAAAATCTCTCCCTGCTGGTCGTTCAAGAGCGTCAGCTTTTTTTGATGCAGCACCGATTGCAGTTGCTCAACCAGTTGTCCTGAACTCATAGATTTACGAATAATTTAATATTTCATTCAAAATTATAAGCTAAAAGTTTCTTTCCGGCTGCCGCATATTGATACTTGATGAATTTTTGAGAACTTTTTATCTTGATTTTTTGGCTGGCCCGCATACCTCAAGCCATAATTCCTAACAAAATCTCTACCAAACCAGTCAAGTTTTCGGGAATCAAATAGCGTTTGTTATCCTGCTGAATCATCTTTCGCTGACGATCGAAGCAGCCAAAGCGCCAATCCTCGCCTGTCGTTACCGCACCATACAAAAGTGGCACATCAGATTTTGTCCATTGATCAAGGGCAATTAATTCCACCGCCAGCTGGGTAAACCCTTTCACTAAGTCCGCTTGCTTCGCTCCGACCACAATTAAGTTATTGCCTGCAATATAATAATCAACATAGCCTTTCAGACGTTCATTCACCGAAATCGCATACTCGACATTAATGCGTCGGTCCGCCATTTCCGCCACTTCAAACAAGACTGGCCCAATTAAGGCTTCCCGACGTGCCATCTCATTCGCCAGTTCGATCCGCTTTGTATTACGTTGTAGTTCCCGCTCTAAATTATCTAAAGACACCAAAAGTGGCTGACGTGGGAGTTCGATCGGGCAACGTTCAATCCCACAGCCAAGTTCAGCCAAAATATCGTCGATGACGAACGGCAGATCAAAATATTCGCTGAAGCTGTATGATTTTCCAGGCTTGAGAATTTGACTGGGCATAATAGAGGCTGCAATCAATAAAGGTCTCAATCGAAATCTACGATAGTCCAGACAATGTAGATCTGGCTCAGATAGCCTGAGTCAATTTGTCTGTCTGATGAAGCAGATGAAGACAGGATAGGCATTCCATGCGGCTTAAGTCTAAATCAGAAATTTCGCCGAACTCGCTGAAAGCACTGTCGGTCAGCGATTTTGAGAAAATCCAAACTGGCGAAATGTCGGGGCAAACGGCTCAAAGCTGTAGAATTAACTCACTTTGTGGCAATCTTCTACCGGTGCAAAGTCATAACTGCTATGCCGAATTATTATCGAAATCAGACTGCATGGAAACAAATCCAGCCATTTTTACCGGCTGCAATGCACTTCACTCCGGAATATCAACCCGAGGAAGAATGGTGGGATTGGCAAGGACACTCAATTCATCTGGATCGTTTTCCAAATCCTCAGTCAAAAGCAAAAGTGCTTTTGCTCCACGGTGTTGGGACAAATGGTCGACAGCTATCGATGATTCTGGGTGGGGCTTTATGGAAACGGGGTTATGAAACAGTTGCTGCCGATGCACCGGGCTATGGTCTGACGGTGGTGAATCCAAAATGTCGGATTGTTTACGATGACTGGGTTGATATGGTTGACGCGTTAATTCAGACAGAATTAGCCCGCGATGATAAACCGCTCATTCTGTATGGCCTCAGTGCTGGGGGGATGTTGGCCTATCACGCGACGGTCAAGAATCCACGCATCGCGGGCATTGTTGGCATGACCTTTTTAGACCAGCGCGAATCAGTCGTGCGGGATGGCACCGCGCTAAACTGGTTAATCAGTCGGGTGGGTGTACCATTTGCACGGTTAGTGGCGAATACGCCGTTGGGGCATTTGAAGATGCCGATGCGACTGGCTTCAAAAATGCACTATCTCGTGAATAACCCAGCCGCACTGAAGGTCTTTCTGAAGGATAAAACTTCCGCCGGGAATTGGGTTTCGATCGCTTTTCTCAGCAGTTATATGCACTATCAGCCAGCGATCGAACCCGAAGATTTTGCGGTCTGCCCAATTCTATTGACGCAACCCGCCGCCGATCGTTGGACGCCGTTGGCGTTCAGCGAACCATTCTTAAACCGGATTCACCAAGTCCGAACGGAGATTGTGATGCTCGATAATGCAGGGCATTACCCACTTGAGCCATCAGGGTTAGAGCAAATGGAAGAGAGTATTGTCACCTTTATCGAACGCGTAACCGACGGAACAGAAGATAGTGCATGAAGTGACGTACTCCAGACACCCAAACAAGTTTAGGGTGCTGGCTTCTCCCACCGGAAGTGTTCTCCCACTGGGTACCGGGTTCGAGCGTTTGTGACCAAGACGCTCACAGCCACTGTTATAAATTCTCGTAAGAGACTTGCTTTGATTTCCCTATCAAAATTCTTATCAGTACTCCGACTATACCCGCAGGGTTAGGGGGTAGTGTAGCAAAGTAAGCCGCTAGTCTTAAACTGTCATTGCACAGTCTACAAGATAGATGCTAGAATGTAGGCATGCTAAACATGACGTGGGAATTTAAGTTAGAGCCCACCTCAGCGCAGGTTTCAGAGATTGAGCGCACTTTGATGGTGTGTCGCAAGGTCTGGAACTTTGCTTTGTGTGAGCGCAAAGACTGGCTGAATTCTCGCAAGTCACCGATTAACGCTTGCTCCATTGACCGTGAATACATCATGTCGGTGGATGAGCCATTCCCTAACTACCATGTGCAAGCAAAGCGCTTGACCGTGGCGAAGCAGGAGATTGAAGAACTGCGCAGTGTGAACGCTCAAATGTTGCAGCAGGTTTTGCGACGTTTAGAGGTTGGCTTTGAGCGCTGGCGATTACGTAAAGGCGGGATTCCTCGCTTTAAGAATCAAGCCAGAATGCGGAGCTTTCTGTTCCCGCAAATGCTCAAGAACTGCGTTAGTCAAGATGCAATCAAGTTACCTCAACTTGGATGGGTAAAAGTCCGATGGTCGCGTCAAATTCCCGACTTGTTTGTGGTCAAGCAAGCTCGCATTGTGCGCAAGGCTTCTGGTTACTTCGTCATGTTGAGTTTGCAGGCCGATGTGAATATCCCCGAAACTTCGTTTTATGGGCATTCCATCGGGATTGATGTCGGGCTGGAATATTTTCTAAGCACTTCGGACGGCACACAAGTTAAACGACCGCGTTTTTTTGCCGAGTTACAACGCAAGCTGAAATTGCTGCAATGTCGCTTAAAGCATAAACAGAAAGGCAGTGCTAACCGTGCAAAGCTGTTAAAGAAAATTGCGCGTGTGCATCAACGGATTGCTGATACTCGCAAAGATTGGCATTTTAAGCTAGCGCATCAAATCTGTGATCAGGCCGACAGTATTTTTGTTGAAGATTTGGATTTCCGAATCATGGCAAAAGGCATGTTGGGTAAGCACACATTAGATGCAGGATTAGGGCAATTCACAAATCAAATACTGCCGTGGGTTTGCTTCAAGCGTGACAAACATTATGGCAAAGTGAATGCTTACGGCACTAGCCAAGAATGTCCAGATTGCGGTGCATCCGTCCGCAAAACATTGAGTGACAGATTGCATCATTGTCATGAGTGCGGGTCAATCAAGACCCGTGACATTGCCGCCGCTCAAGTAATTAATTCCCGTGGGCAACGGGATGTAGAAACTGCCTGTGGAATCGAGGTGACGGGGGATTCGGTCACGAATTCTAGTCAACTGGTCTTGAAGCAGGAAATCTTTGGAGTGATCTAAAGAATCCTCATCCATAACTTTGTTTGGATGGGGAGTATGTCAATCTCGGTTTTCCAGAAACGTATTCCGTCTATATGGGTGTCTACTCTGTCCGTTAGCCGGGAAGGCATAGTAGCGGCACTTAATATTTGACCGCCTCGCAATGATTATACGAGTGTAATCAGAATTTTGTGTAAATGCTGTTTCCAACTCGGCATTCATGGGAGTTTCAGATTCAGTTACACAAAATTCTGGACAGTCTCGATAAAAATCAGGCTTTGTCTTCGTCGTCGTGTATTAGGTGGTTAAATGCTTCGCGACCAGAAGTTCTACGACTCTAGATATAGAGTGACAACTTGCGGGCGCTCCCTCCTCCTCCCGACGTTGAATTGGAAATTACAACGCGGGGCTTCCCCGCTGTTCAGCTAAGATTGAATTGTGAAAGTAACCACCCTCCGGAAACCTTGCAGAGTAGCAATATGGGCGATCGAAACAGAGCAATTGATAATCTTCACATCACGGGATACGAGGAATTGCCTCCCCCGAATGAGCTGAAGCAGGAGTTTCAGCTTGAGGGCCATGCACTCGATACTGTATTGGCCGGCCATCGTGCGGTCAAAGCGATCCTTGATCGCCAGGAATCTCGATTGATCGTCGTCGTCGGACCTTGCTCAATCCACAATCCAGAAGAGGCCTTAGATTATGCTCAGCGCTTGAAAAAGCTCTCCGACGAGCTGGCGGAGGATTTATTGATCGTAATGCGGGTTTATTTTGAGAAACCACGTACATCTGTGGGCTGGGAAGGGTTAATTTATGATCCCCATCTGGATGGTAGTCATCGTATCGACCATGGGATTCGGATCGGGCGCAAGTTAATGCTGGATATTGCCGCAATTGGCCTTCCGATTGCAATCGAAGCCTTAGATCTGATTTCACCCCAGTATTTACAAGACCTTGTGAGTTGGACCGCGATCGGGGCTCGGACCACAGAATCGCCGACCCACCGCAAGCTTGCGAGTGGCATCTCTTCGGCGGTTGGCTTTAAAAATAATGTGGATGGTGATTTGATGGTGGCGGTTAATGCGATGCGTTCAGCCTCTGCTAATCATAGTTTTATCAGTGTCACTGGCGAGGGGAAGGTCGCGGTTTTTCGGACGGAGGGTAATCCCCATTGCCATGTAATTCTTCGAGGTGGCAAGTCTCCCAATTATGATGCTGAGAGCGTTGCGGCTTGCGAAGCGGCACTGGCGAAGGCTGGTCATCGCCAAAACATTATGATTGATTGCAGTCATGGTAATTCACGCAAGGATCAGCTGAAGCAGCTAGACGTATTGAAAGAAATTGCCGCACAGATCCAGAATGGTAATCAATCGATCATTGGAGTCATGCTGGAAAGCAATTTGCAAGCAGGTAACCAACCAATTCCAGACGACCTCGAAGAAATCCGCCCTGGCGTTTCCATAACGGATGCTTGCATTGGTTGGGAAACGACTGAAACTGCGCTGCGTGAACTAGCAGCATCGGTTAGTTCTGCATTGAAATCCAGACTCGGTTGACGGCGTTGCAGAATTCGAGGATTTGACGTACTCCCCGGCTGAAGCGAGGGAGATTTTAGGCTCAAACAGTGACAGCAGATAGAATCTGACTAGCATCACCTAGCCCGAGGGAAGATGCCCCTTCCCCTCTGGGTGATGATGCATAGTAATGATCAAAATTTATCTGGTATTGGAAGCGGGGCGAGTTTGAAACTACTGCTGTATAGGGCTTTCCGATCAGAGTCAAATCACACGATCGGGAAACTTCATCGACTGAGAGAATATCGGCTAGGTTGGCTCAAAGGAACTATTTTGGCAAAATGCTGAGAGCGTGGCTAATACCGAGTTAAACGGAACAGCACAAACATAATTAAGGCAGCCAAGCCAGCCCCTCCGACAATACTGAGCATGCCAAGGTCAAAATTCCCCGTGGACGCGACGATCGTACCCGGAATAAACGAACCGCCAACGCCACCAAATAGTACGGCTAACCCGTTATAAATCCCCGTCCCTGTGCCAATTTGGGTTGCTGGGAGGAGGCGTTGAATCAATGCATATTCCTGGGCCAAATAAGCACTTTGGCAAAACACCGCACTCGCAAAGAAAAATACGACCCAGCCAATTGTCTGACTGGTCGTCGCCAAGTAAATCATTGGCCCCGCGACGCAAAAACCTAAGGCGGCCAGTAATGATCGTTTTTGTAGCCGATCACCCACGATCGCCATCACGATCAGCCCGATAATGCCCACGGCATAGACTAAGGCAAGGGGCCAACCTAACCGCTCAAAATCGATGCCTTTGGCCCGATTCAGATAGACCGGCAACCAGTTCAAAATGCCAAATGTACAAAAATTATTGAGTGAACCACCGAGCGTCGCTAACCAAAACCGCCGATCATGGATAAATAATTGCGTCCGGTTCAGGCGTTGATTTGTCGTTGGTGGGACGCTCTCTATCCGATTGGCTTGGTTGACTGACTGAATATAATCAATTTCACGTGGATCAATCCACGGATGCTGGTGGGGCTGATCATAAACCAACTTCCATAGCAGAGGGAGCGCCAGTAGTAAGCTGATCACGCCAATCACGGTAAAGGCCAGTTGCCAACCAATCCCATTGGCAATCGGAACCAGAATGAGTGGTGCGGCACTCACGGCGATCATCAGCCCCAGACTCCATAAACCATTGGCACGCGATCGTTCTTGCAGGGGAAACCAACGACTGATAAACACACTCAATATTGGAATATGGATACCCTGAGTCAGTCCCAACAGTAGACGCAGAATAATTAACGCCGTGAGCGAAGTCCCGAAGGGCGTACAAAGCATGGTTAGACCACAGAAGGCGATGATGGCCACCACTAAGCTACGTTTTGCGCCGAAGCGTTCAGCAATAGGGCTGAGCGCCATATTGGCGAGCGAGTAGGAAATGAAAAACACGCCAAGCAGTAGCTCACCGTTACTACCAAGCTGACGATCACTCCAGCCAAAGTCTTGGGCAATCTGCGGTAGCATCAGCGGCAAACTATTGCGAATCAGCAAATTCACGAAAATTGTGACGGCCAGCACGGGTGGAATCAGCCACCGAATTCTCAGGTTTGGCGGTATTTCTAGTTTCAACGGTGCACTCACTGCTAAGACTCCTAAAACATCACGTGCTTTAGCAAGTTTACAGAGTTTGGCCTAGCGAAATGGCGACAATCAATCAGATCGATCATTTCGGTGGCCCAGTACAACAAGCTACTTGAGGTATCAGTAGCATGGGCACCAAAACGACTCAAGGGCCTTGGATGATTTGGCTTGCATCGTCCCACAGGCTCAAATCACTTCCAAGGTTAATCCCGCATCTTTTACCAGACGCTGGATCAGGATTTCACCAAATATTGAGGCGGGTGTCCAGAATCCTCCTCCTTTAAGCGATTTTGGCAAATCTTTTGATAAGCATAGTCCGGCTTGCCCCAAAATTTTTGCAGTCGATCCATATCCTGGATCACGATCGCCCGTTAATTTGACCTGAATCGTTTGTCCATCAGCAGTCACCCCCCAGAAGCGTAGATCGTAAAACCCTTGTGCTTGGACTGCGGCACTCGGTCCTTCACCGACTTTCGGAATCAGCGTATTTTCCAGTAACCAACGAGTCAAGGGCAATGTTGTGGCCAAAGCAATGCTGCCTAACCCGAGCTTCAGGCCTTGGGCGACGATCCAGCCCATCGCTCCGGGCCCGGTGAGCATCCCTTCCTCATACTGAAAATTGTGGCCATAATCGTGATTGAGCAACGCATTTGACCTGAGGACAATGCGGGTATTGATTGCCGCCATCACAAAGGGCGACACCCAGCCCTGAAAGTTTTCGTCGTATTCAACGGGAACTAGTATCGGGGGTAGCTCTGAGCTTGATTCGCTATCTGGGCACAGTGAATACGGATTCGTCAGTTCTTGCCGCAGATCAGGGTTCGCACTAGCCTCTTTAACGACATTGATGCCACTGGCTGCGGTGCCGCCTGAGACACCACCTTGGGTTGCTTTTACGCGCATTTTGACGCGATCGCAAGGTTGGCCAAATCGTTGTTTTGCTTGCTGTTGTAGATAGTAAACGCCCAAGTCAGAGGGAATGGAGTCGAATCCGCAGCAATGGATAATCCGTGCCCCAGATGATGTGGCGGCGGTTTCGTATCGCTGTATCATCTGGCGAATCCACTGCGGTTCCCCGGTCAGGTCGCAATAGTCAGTGCCAGTCTCAGCACAAACTTTAACCAGCGGTTCTCCATAGAGCGCGTAAGGACCAACGGTAGAGATAACTACTTTGGTCTGAGCGCAGAGATTCCGGAGGCTGGATTCATCCGAGATGTCGGCAGTAATTTTGGGTAAGTTGGCTGCACTAGTTCCCAGGGAAGCAATCAGCGCATCCAGTTTCTCACTAGAACGACCGGCGATCGCCCATGTGACGTTACCGTTTCCACCAATTTGATGCAGCAAATATTGGCAGAGGATACGTCCAACGAAGCCTGTTGCGCCAAAAACGACCAAGTCATAGTAGGGAGTGTGATGGACCATAAAATAAATGTGGGGAATTTTTCGAGCACTTACTCGGATCAGATTCGAGTGAATGCCTACTCTATAACGGATTCGGCTACACCTAGGGGCAGTCAAAAAACTCTGGTAGCAGAGTTAATGTGATCAACAATAGCCAGCGGCATTCGCTGCTATTGTCGATCATATGCAGAACACCGACCAATCACATCTAAAACCAAGGCTTTTGGTTTCATCTTCACCCCATCATGTCTCAACTTCAAGCCGCAACAATTTTGATTACTGGTGCTGGGGGGGGCTTTGGGCAAGAACTTACCCGCCAGCTTTTAGCTAAGGGCAGTCATTTAATTCTTACGGATCATCCTTCCGTCAACCTGTCAGCGCTGTGTCAGCGCCTTGACGAATCTGATATGGTCACAATGGGCAAGGTGATCGCCTGTTTAGACATCGATTTGGCAGATGCCGCCGGCTGCGAACATCTCTATGCGGCGATCCAACAGCTCAATCTCATCCCGGATATTGTGATTAACAATGCCGGTATTGCCCTTCTAGGTTATGTCGTTGATACTCCGGCTGAACGTTGGGAAGAACTATTGCAGATTAATCTGCTGACGCCGATGCGCCTCAGCCAACATTTTGCAGCCGATATGATCGCTCGACAGCAGGGACATATTGTCAATATTTCTTCTTTAGCTGGCTGGATCGCAATTCCAGGGCTGACTGCCTATTCTGCGAGTAAATATGGACTCCGAGGCTTCAGTGAGGGGCTACGCCATGAACTCGCTCCTTATCATGTTCGAGTAACGACTGTTTATCCTTTCTTCAGTCGGACTCCCATCCTCAGCGCGCCGCGTTTTGGCCGTTTTGCTGAATCAAACATCGCCGTACCACCAGCTCTGACCACTGACCCTAGACA is part of the Romeriopsis navalis LEGE 11480 genome and harbors:
- a CDS encoding serine/threonine-protein kinase, with translation MERICINPACGAIVSDAVCADCPECGTELLYGGRFILRRALREVTPMQGIAVYEADDRQQAQACILKVLLYPQAPYLRHFEQEAALLANLSHPGLPQVDIDDGGYFTVTTTAKQYPRLDCFAMEKIAGITLAAWLSRGETLLQAQAIDWLEQLSGILSALHQEQIFHRDIKPSNIMLQPDGRLVLIDFGSVRAVTDTYLNKLGEKRSRFDGVTIFNSAGYTPYEQTQGRAVMQSDFFALAHTFIHLLTGIHPMHLEPDDRGVIQWRSHSPQVSAPFADLLDQMGALMPHDRPANIAAIQAAIAKLPAQIKADRWRRSPWLKVAKGVGIAILVGGLLKGTAWYLSTRYLKSGLQMALEGNYREAQGQLESALMYDLNNPALHSNLATICQQQRTEAGDKCAIQHYQRAILLNPSNSVTRYNFASFYGDIGEFVQAEAQYKRLLEDTPGFVDARNNLARLYLLEGQYKAAEGALNLASTQVQDDLSKSAILKNVGWLRYEQKQYGAAIKALNAAIKLAPEARTDAYCLLAKALDSQSDQGESTEAWQRCLSGDTTAPEVKQWQGEKLNQVLPVKGNPN
- a CDS encoding winged helix-turn-helix transcriptional regulator, which gives rise to MSSGQLVEQLQSVLHQKKLTLLNDQQGEILRIILDEPRMTYEEIADDLGLPVTTVKPAVNLIWQKIEAAVVDQKVKRKNIHEIIDGLLSAYETIAPQPQIDKDFVLEKVPVLTAWHGRELELDAFHNAVAEHGVTFVCGETGIGKTSLVARAMQELMEEDETVIWQTIGVSSGESEFQNLWDTIMSPVPCPGDAKRMADQLFDWLDEQVMTVVLDRVELLLKPNTVAVQLNPYLPHREVYGELIKRFGHQANKSRLVLVSQQPLSDVERLVRSGRDVATIALQGLSEADAKGLFYAAGIKQSWKAVYKAYNGHPSLMMNAINVINDFYGGDVEGFIANTLYIDEVDRTNYRSELERLSPAEMEVLRATALESLTRPDLAKRMLEQGHKLDDLMSALKRLHGMSFLEDTADKLAVNPFVRRVMRDIE
- a CDS encoding alpha/beta hydrolase, producing MPNYYRNQTAWKQIQPFLPAAMHFTPEYQPEEEWWDWQGHSIHLDRFPNPQSKAKVLLLHGVGTNGRQLSMILGGALWKRGYETVAADAPGYGLTVVNPKCRIVYDDWVDMVDALIQTELARDDKPLILYGLSAGGMLAYHATVKNPRIAGIVGMTFLDQRESVVRDGTALNWLISRVGVPFARLVANTPLGHLKMPMRLASKMHYLVNNPAALKVFLKDKTSAGNWVSIAFLSSYMHYQPAIEPEDFAVCPILLTQPAADRWTPLAFSEPFLNRIHQVRTEIVMLDNAGHYPLEPSGLEQMEESIVTFIERVTDGTEDSA
- a CDS encoding RNA-guided endonuclease InsQ/TnpB family protein; the protein is MLNMTWEFKLEPTSAQVSEIERTLMVCRKVWNFALCERKDWLNSRKSPINACSIDREYIMSVDEPFPNYHVQAKRLTVAKQEIEELRSVNAQMLQQVLRRLEVGFERWRLRKGGIPRFKNQARMRSFLFPQMLKNCVSQDAIKLPQLGWVKVRWSRQIPDLFVVKQARIVRKASGYFVMLSLQADVNIPETSFYGHSIGIDVGLEYFLSTSDGTQVKRPRFFAELQRKLKLLQCRLKHKQKGSANRAKLLKKIARVHQRIADTRKDWHFKLAHQICDQADSIFVEDLDFRIMAKGMLGKHTLDAGLGQFTNQILPWVCFKRDKHYGKVNAYGTSQECPDCGASVRKTLSDRLHHCHECGSIKTRDIAAAQVINSRGQRDVETACGIEVTGDSVTNSSQLVLKQEIFGVI
- a CDS encoding 3-deoxy-7-phosphoheptulonate synthase, which produces MGDRNRAIDNLHITGYEELPPPNELKQEFQLEGHALDTVLAGHRAVKAILDRQESRLIVVVGPCSIHNPEEALDYAQRLKKLSDELAEDLLIVMRVYFEKPRTSVGWEGLIYDPHLDGSHRIDHGIRIGRKLMLDIAAIGLPIAIEALDLISPQYLQDLVSWTAIGARTTESPTHRKLASGISSAVGFKNNVDGDLMVAVNAMRSASANHSFISVTGEGKVAVFRTEGNPHCHVILRGGKSPNYDAESVAACEAALAKAGHRQNIMIDCSHGNSRKDQLKQLDVLKEIAAQIQNGNQSIIGVMLESNLQAGNQPIPDDLEEIRPGVSITDACIGWETTETALRELAASVSSALKSRLG
- a CDS encoding MFS transporter yields the protein MSAPLKLEIPPNLRIRWLIPPVLAVTIFVNLLIRNSLPLMLPQIAQDFGWSDRQLGSNGELLLGVFFISYSLANMALSPIAERFGAKRSLVVAIIAFCGLTMLCTPFGTSLTALIILRLLLGLTQGIHIPILSVFISRWFPLQERSRANGLWSLGLMIAVSAAPLILVPIANGIGWQLAFTVIGVISLLLALPLLWKLVYDQPHQHPWIDPREIDYIQSVNQANRIESVPPTTNQRLNRTQLFIHDRRFWLATLGGSLNNFCTFGILNWLPVYLNRAKGIDFERLGWPLALVYAVGIIGLIVMAIVGDRLQKRSLLAALGFCVAGPMIYLATTSQTIGWVVFFFASAVFCQSAYLAQEYALIQRLLPATQIGTGTGIYNGLAVLFGGVGGSFIPGTIVASTGNFDLGMLSIVGGAGLAALIMFVLFRLTRY
- a CDS encoding saccharopine dehydrogenase family protein, which produces MVHHTPYYDLVVFGATGFVGRILCQYLLHQIGGNGNVTWAIAGRSSEKLDALIASLGTSAANLPKITADISDESSLRNLCAQTKVVISTVGPYALYGEPLVKVCAETGTDYCDLTGEPQWIRQMIQRYETAATSSGARIIHCCGFDSIPSDLGVYYLQQQAKQRFGQPCDRVKMRVKATQGGVSGGTAASGINVVKEASANPDLRQELTNPYSLCPDSESSSELPPILVPVEYDENFQGWVSPFVMAAINTRIVLRSNALLNHDYGHNFQYEEGMLTGPGAMGWIVAQGLKLGLGSIALATTLPLTRWLLENTLIPKVGEGPSAAVQAQGFYDLRFWGVTADGQTIQVKLTGDRDPGYGSTAKILGQAGLCLSKDLPKSLKGGGFWTPASIFGEILIQRLVKDAGLTLEVI
- a CDS encoding SDR family NAD(P)-dependent oxidoreductase, which produces MITGAGGGFGQELTRQLLAKGSHLILTDHPSVNLSALCQRLDESDMVTMGKVIACLDIDLADAAGCEHLYAAIQQLNLIPDIVINNAGIALLGYVVDTPAERWEELLQINLLTPMRLSQHFAADMIARQQGHIVNISSLAGWIAIPGLTAYSASKYGLRGFSEGLRHELAPYHVRVTTVYPFFSRTPILSAPRFGRFAESNIAVPPALTTDPRQIIAKTIRAMERNQNEVFPDQFALVGQWLKRYFPVAFSWLGQIRP